Genomic DNA from Bacteroidota bacterium:
TCAGAGCGGCAGGATCACGGTGAACTTCGACCCGACCCCCACCCGGCTTTCGACGCGCACCCTCCCTCCGTGCGCCTCCGAAACGTGCTTGACGAGCGCGAGGCCCAGTCCCGATCCTTTTTCGTTCGTGAGCGAGGTGTTCTTCGCCTGAAAGAATTTGCCGAACAACTTGTCAATGTCCGCCTCGGGTATGCCCACGCCCGAGTCCTGGACGTCGACCCGCACGCAACCCTTGCCGTTCTTGTTCGCCTCGCCGCAGTTCGCCTCCCGCCCGAGGACGACTTCGATCGTCCCGTTGTCGGGCGTGAACTTCAGCGCGTTCGAGAGGAGGTTGCTGAAGACCTGCGTCATCCGCTCCCGGTCGAGGAGCATCGGCGGCGCCTCTTCCGACCGGAACCCGACCTTGATCTGGCGGCTCTGGGCGATCAACTGCGCCTCCTGCACGAGAGGGTTGAGCACGTCGTGGAGGCTCGACTCCTCGAACTTGAATTTCATCAGGCCCGCCTCCATCTTGGCGACGTCGAGAAAAAGGTTCACGAACTGGTTGATCCGGTTGGTCGATTGGTGGATCATTCCGACGGCGTCTTTCTGGCGGTCGGTCAGCTCCGGCCCGTTCTTCGCGTGCATGATGGAATAGCAGCCCGCCTTGATCACCTGGAGCGGCGTCCGCATTTCATGGGAGATCTCGGACATCATCTGCATCCGCATTTCGTCGAGCTGCTTCAGCTTGTCGCTCATGAGGTTGAACGCGCGGGTGAGGTCCGCGAGTTCGTCGTTCGAGGTGACGAGGACGGTTTCGTACTGGCCCTCCCCCACTTTTTCGGTCCCCGCCATCAATGCCTCGAGCGGCTTGGTGACGGTGCGGCCGAACATAATGGCGATCGCCAGGGCGATCGCGAGGGCGAGCGCCAGGATGATATACGCGCCGCTCATCGCGTCGGAGGTCCGCTCGGGCATTTTACCCAGCGACTTGCTCAGGGCGGGCAGGTAGGCCTCGGTGATCGACCGGAGCGTCTGCCGGATCGAATCCCCCAGGGGCGCGGCCTGCTGGAGCGCGGCCGTCGCGTCGTACGAATAATCCTTCGCGATCAGGGAGCGCTGGCGGGCGAGGTAGTCCCGGTAGCGGCCGTGCTGCGCGATCGCCTTGTCGGCGAGCAGGCGCACGTCGTCGCGGTCGATCAGCCCGCGGAGAGAATCGAGCTCCTGGCTGAACTCATGCCCGATGAGCGCCAGCGTCTGGTCCGTGAATGCGTCCCTCGTCTCAAAATACTTCTTTGCGGCGTCGTGT
This window encodes:
- a CDS encoding HAMP domain-containing sensor histidine kinase — protein: MNPKPSIAQPRGSLFRKIIGWLIVIILFMVGASIIILQMLKTAYSSEAAEFRIIPLAQYAERLYMSEHDAAKKYFETRDAFTDQTLALIGHEFSQELDSLRGLIDRDDVRLLADKAIAQHGRYRDYLARQRSLIAKDYSYDATAALQQAAPLGDSIRQTLRSITEAYLPALSKSLGKMPERTSDAMSGAYIILALALAIALAIAIMFGRTVTKPLEALMAGTEKVGEGQYETVLVTSNDELADLTRAFNLMSDKLKQLDEMRMQMMSEISHEMRTPLQVIKAGCYSIMHAKNGPELTDRQKDAVGMIHQSTNRINQFVNLFLDVAKMEAGLMKFKFEESSLHDVLNPLVQEAQLIAQSRQIKVGFRSEEAPPMLLDRERMTQVFSNLLSNALKFTPDNGTIEVVLGREANCGEANKNGKGCVRVDVQDSGVGIPEADIDKLFGKFFQAKNTSLTNEKGSGLGLALVKHVSEAHGGRVRVESRVGVGSKFTVILPL